The nucleotide window AAGCGGGAGTACTTCACAGGCTGCCAACATTATAGAAGCCATAGAAATGGGAGCCAGGCTCTTGCTGATCGATGAGGATACAAGTGCAACCAATTTTATGATTAGGGATGAACGGATGCAATCTCTTGTTTCGAAAGAAAAAGAGCCAATTACTCCTTTTCTAGATAAGGTGCGACTTTTGTTAAAAGACATGGGCGTCTCTACAATTTTGGTAGTAGGAGGTTCGGGTGATTATTTAGATGTTGCCAATACCGTCATCATGATGGACGAATACCGGCCGCGTAATGTTACGGACCGGGCAAAAATGATTACCAAGCAGTACCAGACAAACAGAAAGCCCGAAGGTGGCGAGCATTTTGGAGAAATCAGGCTTCGCGTTCCCCTTCCTGAGAGCTTCGACCCGCAAAGAGGGCGTAAAATAAAGGTGGGAGCAAGGGGAATCGAAACAGTCCTATTTGGGCATTACCAAATTGAACTTGATTATGTAGAACAATTGGTAGATGTGAGTCAAACTCGGGCGATTGGCGATATTATTTACTATGCCTGGAAAAAATATTTTGACGGTTTCCGTAATCTTCGCCAGGCATTGGATGGTGTTGAACGGGATTTGAATAAATATGGTCTGGATATTATTTCGCCTTATAAAAGAGGCGAAAAAGCAGGGGATTACGCAAGACCGAGAAAATATGAGATTGCAGCGGCGATTAACAGGCTCCGGAGTTTAGAGATCCGTTAAAGAGGGGCAAGGAAATAACATGAAGAGAAAAATTATTTGTTTAGGAGACAGTCTTACGTACGGATACCCTTATGGACCTCAATTTTCCTGGGTTTATTATGTTGGTCAGAAAATAACCGGTCTTAATTTAGTAAATGCCGGCGTAAACGGTAATACCCTTGAAGACATGGCGAGAAGGTTTGGAAGGGATGTCATAACAGGCAAGCCATCCGCACTGGTGATTCTGGGAGGAACTAATGATGCTTTTTGCAGGGATATTTCCCTGGCAGCAACCCTTAATTACCTGGATGAGATGCTTAAAAATGCCCTGGATAAAGGGATTGAGCCGATAATAGGTCTTCCGGTTCCTGTAGTAGACGATCTTGCGGCACAGACGAAACTTGAGCGCCTTTCCTTATCTTACCGGGAGAGAGCAATGTTTTTTAATCTTTGGTTTTTAGACTTTGCAACCCCTTTTTTTGATCCCGTGGCAAAAACTCCCCGGCAGGAGCTTTACCTTGATGGTGTTCACCCCAATCAGAAGGGGTATAAAGTGATGGGTGAAACAGCACTAACCTTTTTTAACAACTATTATTTGAAGAGGAAAAATTCCGAAAATACTACATGAATTCAGTTACTTTTTCCAGAGATGAGCAGGATTAACATTTTGGAGAGCAGTTAAAAGTCGATTCCTTACACCGGGAAATTTTTGTTCCAGGTAGTTCAACAGTTCCTTCATTTCCTCTCGTTTGGTTTCGTGATTTACAGGGCACAGGTTTTTTACAACAGGAAGTTGAAAAGTCAGGGCAAAGTTATTAATTGTTCTTTCACGCACGTATATGAGGGGCCTAATTAAGGTAATCTTCCTGCGTGAGAGGAAGCTGCGAGGTTGAAATGTTTTAATCCGGCGTTCGTAGAAGAGACATAAAAAAAATGTCTCTAAAGCATCATCAAGATGGTGGGCGAGGGCTACTTTATTACAACCCAACTGGCGCGCGGCACTGTGTAACGCGCCATTGCGCATTTTACTGCAAAGCGAACAAGGATTAGGTTCTTTACGGTAGTCAAATACGATGGGGCCGATCAGGGTATGAACGCAAGACCAGGTGATGCCATTCTGGCGACAAAAGTCCCGGATCGGATCCAGCGGAGTGCCGAATCCAAGATCCACGGTAAGAGCATAAAGCTCAAATTTGACCGGGGAAAAAGCTCTAATTTCCTTTAATACATAAAGAAGGGTAAGACTATCCTTGCCGCCGGAAACCCCGGCGGCAATTTTATCTCCCTCCTGGATCATTTGGTAGTCAGTTATTGCTTTCCCTACAGGACGCCAGAGAGAGTCATGATATGGCTTTTTCGGCAAGTCCGATCACCCTTTTTAATTATATAAGTTTTAAGGCAGAAATCCAGGTTAACCGCAACCGAATTCCTGAATAATTATTAAATCTTTTATAATTATTCAATAAAGACAGGTTTTTCCTTGCGGACTGGATATTTATGCAATTATGTATAAATATCCAGTCATGGAACAGCTGGCTCATTAATGTTTAAACTGTGGACAAGTCAAGAATTGGGGTTATAATTTTTAAAAGGGGATTTTTAAGAATGTTTAACATTGTTCTCTATGAACCGGAAATACCCCAAAATACCGGGAACATTGCTCGTCTCTGTGCAGCTACAGGATGTCGCCTCCATTTGATAGAGCCGCTTGGCTTTTCACTTCAAGACCGCCATCTTAAACGAGCTGGTCTGGATTACTGGCATCTCCTGGAAGTTTACCGTTATTCCTCTTTTCAAGAACTTGAATTAAAATTTCCCTCGGCGAGGATGTTTTATGTCACCACTAAAGGAAAAATTTATTATCACGAATTTAATTATAAAAAGGATGATTTCTTTATTTTCGGAAAAGAAACAACAGGATTGCCAGAAGATTTAATAGCCAGGAATCTCAATTTTTGCTTACGGATCCCCCTGGTAAACGGGGCACGTTGTCTTAATTTATCGAATTCCGTGGCAATTATTGTCTATGAGGCATTCCGTAAACAAAAGTTTAAAGGATTAAGCTAAGATAAATAAAAGCATTCCTATAATGCGTGAAAACTTCTTTGAAAATTTAATAACCTCCAGTTATGATTAATGTGTGCTACCAGACGCACAAAAACCATAAACTGGAGGCTATGAGCTATGAAAAAGCATAATTCTCAAAAACTAGAAGCAATAACCCCAACTCCACTGATTGTTGGAGTAGATATTGCAAAAGAGCTGCAATGGGCAAGGCTCACAGATTATCGTGGTTTGGAATTAGGTAAAGCCAGTGACAGTGTTCAAAAAACCGCTAAAGGGTAAGGCTTCGATCCAGATCATGAAGAGTTGTCCCTTACCATCGCTGATCCTTGAGCTTGGTGTAGATGGGGTGCTTGCTGAGATAAAAAAGGCGGTTAAAAAAACGGTAGGCAGGAAAAAAGCAGAACAACTCGTAACAGCAGCCAAAACCTCCATAGGAGTAACTTATGGAATAGCAGCCGCAAAGCTAAAGATAGGCCTAATGATTGAAGAATTAGAGCTGTTAACAAGACAACTTGAGCAAATAGAAAGCGCCATGGAGCTGGCCTTAACCGATACAGGATTTAAAGAGATCATACTGAGTATACCAGGTGTAGGAGTGGTGACAGCGGCCAGTTTTTTTTTCAAAAAAAGAGATAGGAGTGATAATCGTTGCAAAAAAAAGTAGAATTAAAACGAAGTTTTTGGGGGGAACTCTTACGCTTATACGACGAATTTATCCAATTAGGAAAAACTGACCATCGCACCATCGAGTTATTAGAAAAAGCAGATTTATTGAGGGAGGGGACACGAATCGGCCAGGAGATCCTGGCGTCTTTTCCACACTTAGATTTTCAGGAAGTCGATAATCTCGTAAAACAGGGAATTAGGGAAATAATTCGGCAAAAATTAAGAGAGGCTCCTGAATGAAGCCCCTTCAGTTTTAAAATGATAGGAAACCGAACCCTCACGGTTTCGATTTCCTACCCCTGGAATTATGGTGGCCCTTCTATCTTATCAAATAACTACAACTTTTGCAAGAGTTCGACAGTAATTGTCGAAAACGGAAACATTTTATATTGAGATTTTAAAAATTGTACAGCGGGCTAATTTGATTAAAATGGTGGGCTGAATGCTTTTTAAACGATGGATTTTCCAATTTAAAATCCAGGACCTTTTTTTAAATTGGCTGGTTGGAATCCAAATTTTTTTTATAATCCTGATCTTTCTAATTTTTTACGGGCATATGAAGAAAGATATCTTAACTTCTAATCAGCAAGAACTTAGGAAATCTGTTTATATTTACGGACAAATAATTGATTTTTGGTTGCAGGAGAGACTTCTAGATTTGAAAATTCTTGCGGAACATCCAGATGTTTTATCCCTGCAAGCTTCACAGATCCAAAAATGTCTCGCAAGTGATAAACAGGTTCGCTCATACTACGAAAATGTATTGTTTTTAGATACTTCCGAACATGCCAAAGCATCGTTAAATTCTTTACCAAACATTGATCTCAGACCGGTTTTTGAAGGAATCCTGACCGGACAAGAATATATTTCTGATTTTATTTTTGAAAATTCAAAGAGACCTCTCTTTTTAATTGCGGTTCCAGTTCAAGTGAATGGTACCCTTAAAGGAGTTTTAGTAGCGGTGATTTCGCCTGTACAACTAGTTAAAATGATTAACCTAGCAAGAGACCGCGTTTATCTTGTTGGCGAAAGAGGAACGATCCTCTTTTTTAGTCACAATATTTCTCAAATAGATGCCACTTCGATCCGGGAATTAAAGCGCAATCAACTGTCGGCCTCCTTCGCGCTTTTAGAACATGACTGGAAAGTAATCGCCACGCGGGATTTAACACCGGTTTTTGAGAAGCTCA belongs to Bacillota bacterium and includes:
- a CDS encoding ATP-binding protein codes for the protein MPKKPYHDSLWRPVGKAITDYQMIQEGDKIAAGVSGGKDSLTLLYVLKEIRAFSPVKFELYALTVDLGFGTPLDPIRDFCRQNGITWSCVHTLIGPIVFDYRKEPNPCSLCSKMRNGALHSAARQLGCNKVALAHHLDDALETFFLCLFYERRIKTFQPRSFLSRRKITLIRPLIYVRERTINNFALTFQLPVVKNLCPVNHETKREEMKELLNYLEQKFPGVRNRLLTALQNVNPAHLWKK
- the trmL gene encoding tRNA (uridine(34)/cytosine(34)/5-carboxymethylaminomethyluridine(34)-2'-O)-methyltransferase TrmL; amino-acid sequence: MFNIVLYEPEIPQNTGNIARLCAATGCRLHLIEPLGFSLQDRHLKRAGLDYWHLLEVYRYSSFQELELKFPSARMFYVTTKGKIYYHEFNYKKDDFFIFGKETTGLPEDLIARNLNFCLRIPLVNGARCLNLSNSVAIIVYEAFRKQKFKGLS
- a CDS encoding GDSL-type esterase/lipase family protein, whose product is MKRKIICLGDSLTYGYPYGPQFSWVYYVGQKITGLNLVNAGVNGNTLEDMARRFGRDVITGKPSALVILGGTNDAFCRDISLAATLNYLDEMLKNALDKGIEPIIGLPVPVVDDLAAQTKLERLSLSYRERAMFFNLWFLDFATPFFDPVAKTPRQELYLDGVHPNQKGYKVMGETALTFFNNYYLKRKNSENTT